The genomic segment AATTGTCTGATAATCTCCATCGGATTCATCTTCGGAAAAACTATCCCGATATGCTTCGCGATTATCTCGTCACTGCCAACTATACAGACCACGCTCTCGGTTATTTACTTGACTATCTGCAATCGCGTCCGAATTACAGTGAAACAATGATTGTCATTATGGGAGACCACGAAGGGTTGGCAGGCGATCGCAAAACACTATGCACTTCTCAGGAGGGAAAAGGATTTGTCTCCAACAAGTCTTTCGTTCCGTTGATTATCATTAACGCTCCTAAGGCCATGCGCTATAATTCTGTAATGGGACAAATTGACATCTACCCAACATTACTTCATTTACTGGGGCTTGAAAATTATGTTTGGAAAGGTATTGGCAAAAGTATTTTAGCCACTGACAAACTGCCTGTTGCCGTTGCACCTGATTACCATCTTGAAGGAACCCCCACAGCAGTTCCTTCCAATGAAATTGAACATCTCCAAAAAGCATATTCCATTTCTGATAAGATTATTCGGTTTAATTATTTCCATAATGATACTGAATAAAATTCCCAACATATTATAAAAAGAAAACCAAATTAAAGAAAATGAGAGTATGCTATCTGGCATATCCTTTTTTTAATACAAAAAATCTTATACAACAATAATAAACCGAGAACAATTTTGTTTTCCAAAATTAATATTGTACTTTTGCAGTAGCTATAACATTTAAAACTTAATATAACTATGGTAGATTACAAATCAATCGGTCTCGTCAACACACGAGAAATGTTCAAACGCGCCATCAACGGCGGTTACGCCATTCCTGCGTTCAATTTCAACAACATGGAACAGTTGCAAGCCATCATCAAGGCTTCGTCGGAGTTGAAGTCTCCTGTCATTCTGCAGGTGTCAAAAGGTGCCCGCAACTATGCCAACCAAACCCTGTTGCGCTATATGGCACAAGGAGCAGTGGAATATGCAAAGGAGTTGGGATGCAACCATCCGGAAATCTGTCTGCATCTGGACCATGGCGACACCTTCGAGGTATGCAAGAGCTGTGTGGACTTCGGTTTCTCTTCAGTGATGATCGACGGTAGTTCACTCCCTTACGATGAGAATGTTGCCCTGACCAAGAGAGTGGTGGAATATGCCCATCAGTTCGACGTAACGGTTGAAGGCGAACTGGGTGTGCTCGCCGGTGTGGAAGATGATGTTCAGGCAGAAGAATCACACTACACCAAGCCGGAGGAAGTCATTGATTTCGTTACTAAGACTGGCGTTGACTCGCTTGCCATCTCTATCGGTACGAGCCATGGTGCCTATAAATTCAAGCCGGAACAGTGTACACGTGACCC from the Prevotella sp. Rep29 genome contains:
- a CDS encoding class II fructose-bisphosphate aldolase is translated as MVDYKSIGLVNTREMFKRAINGGYAIPAFNFNNMEQLQAIIKASSELKSPVILQVSKGARNYANQTLLRYMAQGAVEYAKELGCNHPEICLHLDHGDTFEVCKSCVDFGFSSVMIDGSSLPYDENVALTKRVVEYAHQFDVTVEGELGVLAGVEDDVQAEESHYTKPEEVIDFVTKTGVDSLAISIGTSHGAYKFKPEQCTRDPQTGKLIPPPLAFDVLDAIMEKLPGFPIVLHGSSSVPQEYVDTINQYGGKLPDAVGIPEEQLRRASKSAVCKINIDSDSRLAFTAAVRKVFAEKPGEFDPRKYCGPARDLMTELYKHKITDVLGSDNKLIQMD